The stretch of DNA aatcccttctccttgatcacccgttgctctcagctttcctgatggctatcagactaactagtggggtttatgctaagccgttgcccattcaacggtcgagtggtttgcacgacagtggagttaggtgagatgacacaccaactcggtccttaattgtgacaagatggatatctcccttccttgctctgccacacaggcacgagcacaccagtcggcaaatcacacaaaaaTGCCATCCATaacgtctaaactcatctttcgaaatttcatatttttctcttcccacacactcacacattttctttataaaacaagttgtattgcgtataaggtcctaagcgttctagcagcgattaacgtccaaacagatcacattcagacattaatctaggtggtcaaggaatggttataacaaatcaaggggtgactatccaaccgtgttttcagcagacaaaacatatgcaattttgtaaaacaggccaataggttgtgtttataaaaactgggacaaaacatgcatcaaaggatgggattgcacttgtcgtcttcaaagccttccgggaagtcctgatcgtggcactgtccttcgggttcgagCTCGCGGTACTGGtcggcgaactcctccgcgttcTCCTCGTCAGTCACTCCGTCGGCTACGGGCGAGAACGGCACAACAACAAACAAATACAAACAAGCACAAATATAAAATCAAATGAGTTCACCAGGGAATGAAAATAGGAGGAGTGGATAGTGTATGATTTTATGGGAATATAGGAAaaagaattgattaaatcgGAGCTTGGATGGATGAGATATTGGAGTTATAAGATTGGGTGTTTAATTAATTCTGAAAATGGACTAATATAAATGGAAGGAGCTGCATGTGGTGGTTGTTGGGCTGGGTACATGCTGTGTGCATTTGGGCTTTAGACTTGATTAGAGTTTTGGGCCTTGGAAGAAAATTAAACAGAAGAGGGACACAGCAGTCAGGGGCTTCGTTCTCCTCATGCTTGGCCACCATGGGAGGCCGGCCAAGCTCTGCAGCTTGCCGCGCGGCAGCACGGGCCACTAAAAATGAAACTGAGGTTATGGGGAGATAGAGGGGGCCGAGGGGGTTCCGATTTGGCAGCTTCGAGCATGGGAGGCGCAAGTCGTCTCCGGCCGCGTGGcagccatggccgtggcttCCTGAGCTCGTCGAGCTCAACTCTGGAGGGCGGCTGTGATGGGGATGATGGCGTAGATTGAGCTGCGGGTGGAGAGGCTGCTAGGGGTCTCACCTTCACAGGGAAGCACTCGAGAGCGAGGACGGCTTCTGGTTCTTGAGAGCGGTGGTCTAGCTAGCAGAGCGGGGAACCTCAGTGACGGTGAGGACTGGGTGGCGCGGCGGGGAAGAGAGCTCGGCACTGCattttataggccggggaggggGATGCAGCCGGGTATGTGCGGCCAACCGCGGCACTGTACTTGACGGCGCTGGCGACGAGGCCGGGCAAAGGCCGGCGAGGGCGCTAATCTTTGACGGTGCTAGCTAATGGCAGTATGCATGCGATTAAGCATTGCTGCATGTGCGTACCAGAGAGGAGCACGGCAAAGGGGGCCCTGGCTTGGCGAGCTGCACGCGGAGTTGTGCAAGGACGCGCTGCAAGCACAACGGGTGTGTGCTGCGCCTGAcgacgggcggcgtggcgagcatCCGGGTAGCCTTTGATGGCGCTCGGCatcgcgagcggcgaggcggcacagGACGACAAGATAGATCGGGCAggggccgagcggcgcgccgggcgTCCCGGGCACGTGGTGCGCGTGGGGCTCAGGGACGCGCGTGCGGCGTTTGGGTGCGTTGCCTAGCCTGCTGATGCTAGTGCTTCGCTTGCGTGCGTGCTGTGTTCAAGTGCTGTTTCCACGCGTGCAAGCTGCATGCCGTGTGTGTGCTAGAGCTCAGAGATGAGAGATGATAAAAGGGAGTTGGTGCTTGTGCATGAGGGCACGTACACGTGAAAGAAGTGATTAGAGATATTTTAGAGAGAATATTATATACTGATGGAAAGACAAATGAACGAAAGATGTGGTAGGTTGGAAGAGAATATTTTTGGATGGAAAGAAAATGAGCTCAAGAAGATTTTTGCAAAGTTTTAAAATTGTTTTTAACGAGTGATTTATTGGGGTGAAATTTACGGATGTTACACGGTCCTTAAGTCCTAAAATGAAtcatcaactcctgcagctttttataatattttatcAGCAAACTTAGATATAGAGTTTATAGCTAacccacaagttttggtgaattatcatATGCAGGCACTCACATCTTCAAAACGGAGAAAATACAAGTGAACACATGGTGAAATGCACAAACGATGGGTACCCAGATGTGTCACTTACATGGAGGGCCCACAAATTAGAGGAAACGAGCGCGCCAAGGAAGATGCACCTCAGAATCCAAATGAGGGTCCACATGTCAGCGTCCATGAGGAAGATACACCCGGGGAATGGAACTTGGACTGATTCCAGTCTATGTGTAGCTTGATGTGGAGTAGCCCCTACCCATCCTTATTCGGGGAGATAACGTTTCCTTCTATAGGAACACGTGGAGTAGCCTCtactcctcctccaccactatATAAAAGGGGGCATCCCTCACCCTCACATCAATCCATTTCATGCATCACACTTGTGAAGGGGAAGAATACCACACTTGTATccttagcctagggagtgtgtgaggaaggagtgcgGAGAAGGGCCAGACTTGTCGGTgtctcttcggctttgtacctcgACAGATACGGTATGTTTGGAGTACATATCTAGGTTCTTCTATTCGATGAGTTCTAGTTAATTTATTCTTGAGTCCTCAAACTAAGGAGACCTCCAATTCTCCTCTTTCACCCCCTAGACCTCGGAGATCTTTAGGGAGCCCTCCATCAGTGGGCTCCACTTAACATCCTCTTGCTAGATGGATGATGGTTGAAATATGAGAGCTCTTATTGGACTTGGATACATTATTTGGAGGCTGTAAGATGAGATTAGCCCCCAAAGATTATATAAAAAATTGTGATTTGAAGActattgctggagatgctcttacaaaCTTTTGCGAGATGGTCTCAGCTTAATCGGGAATGATGCTTCATAGTTGAAGTCAAAGTCGAAGCTATTTTAGGAGGGATAAAATCCATTTTTGATCATCCAACTCTTGCccgagtttgattttggccatccaactccaaaaccgggtatccTTGACCATCCAACTCGCAAAACCGATCACATTTGGCCATCCTGGTGGTTTTGAGTgtggttttgctgacgtggacgccacatggcggtggggcccacctgtcagccctcctctccaccttctctctctttcttctctctctcaccctgcatcggccgccgccctcccccccccccgcgcctcTCCAGCTCGCCAGGCCAGCGGTGCGGGCCCGTGGTGGAGCTCGACCGGTGCTGGCAGGGCAGACAAGGCAGGCCGCCCACCTTCCATGCGTCCCTGCCCCTGCTCGCCCCACGGGCCACCCTGCTCCTCTGTGCCGCCGTCGATCCCGGGAGAGcagggggcggtggcggcgcaaccttctcccccaccgccggccgccctcaaTTCGTCTTCTCCGGTGAGGTTCCCTTCAATTTCTTGTGCAGGGAGCTTCCCCGTCCTCTCCTCGCCCGATTCCAGTCCTCACCCGGTCGATTCCCCTACCGCAGGTCCTCCTCAACGGAGCtccatcgccaccgccgccggacgTTGTCGTCCcgtctcctcgccgccgctccccacgCTGAGCTTGGCCGGTGAGCTTCGCCGTGCCCTTGGCCAGCTCCACTAGCCTCCTGGCCGCCTACCCCCGCCGGTCGCCGCGGCGTCACGTCGCGCGTGCGCCGCAGGCGTGGGCACTGCGCGACGGGCCGCGCTCGCTCGCTGGCCGGACACGAACGAACGATGGGCTCGTCGGCGGCagcaaggggcggcggcggcgctactcCCGCGGCAGCCtagcgggcggcggccatggaggggcggcggcaccATTCTGGGCTCCGAGAGGAGCTCGGCTTGGCTCTGGGAGGGAAGAGGAGTGGAGAAGGAAGCGGGAGGCGTCGACACGAAGCAAGTGAGGGAGTGGAGAGCTGGGTAGGGGAGGATGCGGGGTGAAGGGCGCAACACTCGTCGTGGGGGCCGGCAAGGCCGCGTACTGCGCGCCGGGAGGGCTCGCGCATGGCCGAGACGTGGCCGAGGCAATGGGAcggggcggtggcgggcgcAGGCTGGTTGGGGCATCGTCCTTGGCGTGGCCTGgggagggtgagggagaggagagaagaaagagaaaaggggggagaggagggctgacaggtgggccccaccgccatgtggcgtccacgtcagcaaaaccacACTCAAAACCACCAGGGTGGTCAAATGTGACCGGTTTTGAGAGTTGGATGGTCAAGGCTACCCGGTTTTAAAGTTGAATGGCTAAAATCAAACTCGGGTAAAAattggatggccaaaaatggactttatccTTTTAGGAGTGACATGCCTATCACACTGAGCCTGAAATATAGAATCAAGTTGTTTTGCTTCGAATTATTCGGCCCATGCGCTTCTAAATCACCTAGGGCCCAAACTTTGTTTTTTGTTGAGTGGAGGCCCAAATTTAGTTGGTCGCGAAAAAAAAGGCCCAAATTTAGTTACTCGTACACAGGTTCAGAGCACTAATCGTTGAGGAATATTCCACTTCCCCTGCTTCGGTTCCGCACTTCCCCTCTCCGGCGAACCGCGCGATGAGGTCTCCAGCCACCGCTAGTGCTAGCTCCGGCGCAGATTTCCCCGACGCTCTGCCCTCCCCGACCTCCCCAGCGGCCGCCCCATCGCATCCCAGGTGAGGGAGCAGCACCCGTCTCTTCCTCGGTTCAATCGCGCTCCCCCGTTTTATATATATGTAATTGACTCTCCTGGGATTTCTCTTCGTCCCCAGCCCCGGCCGCCACTACTACCTTGCCGTCGACCGCACCCAGTTTAAGATGGTGCGtgcatcccccccccccaagttCTCGCGGCAGTGCACTTGGATTTCAATCTCTCGGATGCTAATGGACTGTTTGATTTGTCTCGATTGTTTATGATTTATATGGTTGTCTTGGTGCGCAGAGGACACTCTTGGAGCTCCTGGGGGTTGTCGCGGAGCGCCGCGGCGGGCTGCCCATTTCGATATGTGTTTCCTCTCGGGATGAGCTTGATGCTGTTTGTGCTGCGGTCGCTAACCTTCCCATTGTGTCAATGTCACCGCTGGTAATTCACGACCACAAGTCAACAAAATATTTGTAACTTGCTTGATGTATTTTCGTTTGTTCAACTTTCTCCTCAAAGTCATGGTTGCTTCAAAGTAGTActtcctccattccaaattataggtcggtTTGACATTTCTTCTATGAATCTAGATTTACACTATGTCTGCAAGAACTTTGCATCTAGAAATAACAAAGCAACCTATAATTTGTAACTGAGGGAGTATGCATGTATCTAGCATATTTTCTCGAAAAATATATGATGTTTGCCAACATAATTAttgttatgtgtccaaatgGCTCTTCTCTTTCACCTCTAGCATGAAAATTGTCACCCAAGTTCTCGTAGGTCTATGATCCTTGCTAATAAGATGCTTCACTTCACATCAATATTAACATATGACTAATGGATCCTTTTTATGAACAGTACAGTGATCAGGCGGAAGCAGAGCGTGCATTGATCCTTGACAAGTTTCGTCAAGAAACAATTCAGTGGAATCAGACTAGTAAAGATATTGATATGGCTGAAAGTTCTAAGTCTGAAAGTATTGGCACAAAACTAAGCATTATAGTTGCAACAGATGCTTGCTTGCCTCTGGCAGCAATGGCAGAGGCTCCTCTTATGGCTCGTGTGCTGATCAACTATGAGCTTCCCACAAAGAAGGTGAACTTTACCCATATCTGTTGATTTCAGTCCATTTTCTGCCCAAACCatgaagcttttttttttgttcttttccttcttttatatTTACTATTACACAGTTTTGCTGGCTCTTCTAGTTCTACCTTTCTGATGTCTTACCTGTCCtaaagattaaattttagttttgcAGGAAGCTTACTTAAGGCGCATGTCAACATGCTTGGCACCAGGTATATTAAGATAGTATCGATTTGGTCCATCTCTTATGCTCCTTGATGTAGCTGATGGGCTTTGATGGTGCAGAGGGAATTGTGATTAACATGGTTGTTGGTGGCGAGGTGGCTACACTCAAGGCTTTAGAAGAAAACAGCGGTCTGCTCATTGCCGAGATGCCAATACATGTAAGATATACACCATTATCCATTTTCCTATCATCTAATATTCTCTTATGGTCTAAACTTAAAATATTTGATATGCAGGTTTCAGAGATATTATGACAGTCTcaactttacaagatttcagAAGTTATTATTTTACTTCTGCATGACCGCACTAACTACTTGAGATTTTACTTCTGTTACTTCGATTTTTTGGATTGCTTTTCATGATACAGATTGTTCCTAAAATCAGATCCCTCAAGAATAAGAATAATGttcatttcttcttttttctgagAAATGAAAGATTATAATCATGGTTGATGTCCAGAGACATGATTCTTTTACTCCATGCATCATTTCTCTGTTGATGCATACAAATTTTTATAAGTATTAAGGGAGCTAGAGTTTTCAGACAACTACAAGCGTTGAACATTTTTTTAGGCAATAGAAATATATTTGCACTAAAGTCAATCCATTATTCTTGAATTACAATTAGTTCTGAATAGATCAATGGCAGAGTCACAAAGATACAGCCTCTTGCCGAAGTGATATTGTTATGGAATGCTCTAGGTTGCAGTTTGGTTGTATGATGATTtgataaactgatgttttgagttTTGACTAGTTGTCTAGTATACACTTTGTGATCTTGCTGCACCCAACTTTCACTTTGCAGCAAAAGGAATTGAGTGAAAAAAGGAAATACAAAATTACATGATATATCGGAAAAATACAGGAAGTGATAGGGGTATTAACATTTGCAGCAAAAAGAATTGAGTGAAAAAGAAATACAAAAAAGGAGTTATATGATATATCAGAAAAATACAGGAAGTGATAGTGGTATTAACA from Panicum virgatum strain AP13 chromosome 9K, P.virgatum_v5, whole genome shotgun sequence encodes:
- the LOC120651190 gene encoding uncharacterized protein LOC120651190 isoform X2, whose product is MRSPATASASSGADFPDALPSPTSPAAAPSHPSPGRHYYLAVDRTQFKMRTLLELLGVVAERRGGLPISICVSSRDELDAVCAAVANLPIVSMSPLYSDQAEAERALILDKFRQETIQWNQTSKDIDMAESSKSESIGTKLSIIVATDACLPLAAMAEAPLMARVLINYELPTKKFCRKLT
- the LOC120651190 gene encoding eukaryotic initiation factor 4A-I-like isoform X1; translation: MRSPATASASSGADFPDALPSPTSPAAAPSHPSPGRHYYLAVDRTQFKMRTLLELLGVVAERRGGLPISICVSSRDELDAVCAAVANLPIVSMSPLYSDQAEAERALILDKFRQETIQWNQTSKDIDMAESSKSESIGTKLSIIVATDACLPLAAMAEAPLMARVLINYELPTKKEAYLRRMSTCLAPEGIVINMVVGGEVATLKALEENSGLLIAEMPIHVSEIL